In Procambarus clarkii isolate CNS0578487 chromosome 89, FALCON_Pclarkii_2.0, whole genome shotgun sequence, the DNA window TGACTAAATGTAACTTCATCTAACATTTTGCATTAATTCTAAAAGTAAAAAAATGTCACAACTGAAAGCTACATTTAGTATTAAGATGACCGGTCAGTTTTGTTTGTTCTCAAGTAAAACAAAGAacattttatctttatttaaggtACCTGAACTGAAATGTTTAAAATTTATCAACATGTCACGAGAAGAGGTTCAATCTCACCTGGGGGGGGGTAATTAATTAGGTATACCTGGGCATTTACAATACAAAAAGACCAGATTAAATACAATTGCACTTTGAACATATATTGCCCCTGAAATAGATTTTGCTCCTTCACAGCAAGACCAGCTCCAGATGTAATAATTTGGATATATTTAGCTCAGCTGCCTTTCATACCATGGCTGATTTCAAGCCAGAAATAGTCACTACACATTTGGATATTTATCTGAATATTTAATCAACCAATCATGTACAATTTGTGTTTTATGATGCAAACTCTACCAGTCAAAAAAAGTTTCAGAAGAGACTGGCATTATTTATACATCAAATACAGCTAGCAAGCTTGCATATTTTTCAGTGAACTTATTTAACTCATTCAAACTGCTTATTTTGTTGTTTCTTATATTCAGAAAATGCAGGACCTGCTCAATTTGTAAATTTGACAAGGTAACCTCCTCACCTTTCAATGCACCTGCATGAATTATACATTGTTGTATTGATCTTTGTATACAGTTCCCCCTCTGCCTCCAAAGAAGCTAAGCTGTACATAGCAAAACACACCAGACTCAGTACAGGTGCCAAATGaacttttggagagttaatttttcaacttcctttccAAGCAAGATGGTCCTATCATATTCAATAATATGCATGCACGTACATAGGAATAAACAAAATTGACAAAGAGAATTCTTCaaacctgcaacttcaagaacaagaggtcatagattcaagctaaggaaacagcaGTGCCAAAAGAAATACTGTATTAGAAAATTCTttcttgcaaacagagtggtagaatgTTGGAACAGGTGAGGTTGTAGTGgatgccaaaactgtcagtagtttcaaagcgtcataCGACACAGAGCACTGGGAAGACAGGAAACTACGAGtgaagctctcatcctgtaactatacttaggtaattacatggggAAACATCTTGGATGAATAAACCCCAAACCCTGATTGCAAGCACTAGACAATGGAAGGCGTTCCCAGCTACAAACAGGAACACTCACTTAGGAAACCCAAGCTGAACAAAAGCCCCAACTCACATGGAGCAAGGCCAGCACAGTCACAACACAGCACAAACCTAACTGCCACACTCACCATCAATAGGCTTTGAAGTGGAGAATATGTGTGTTACACAGAAGCATGATGACTCAACAGAAGTCAATTCTTAACCCTTCACGTGTACATTGTGACTAGGGTTGTTTCATGAGTAGTGTGAACAGCAACCAGGGATGCTTTTAGGTCTAGTGTAAGATTTAAAGCTCCCACAGGAACTTGGGGCTCACATCATCTTCATCAGGTCTCCAGcaaacagatgccatcttggaaaaaaatcctgGACACCCCACTTGGGTGCAAGGGCTGGGTTCTCCTGGAAACTAACACAGCAACTATGGGTAGCAATCCTGCTGATGATGTTCCCAAAGTGAGACAAACAGCCACATCACACAGCTGAAGTTTCTTGCCTATGTACATCATGCAACGGGACCTCATGTTTGTTTAGAAAATGAACATGCAAAAaaccagtattgaatgtaataaaacgccattttctgggtgagccccgaaaactccctggagcttaccaggttgatatgtatgtattagaccgtggcatcagtcaatggagTTCTTGCCAACCGAGgaccgagccagaacctggccctctcagaggcacgaggagcaatggcctatggaaacccccatgtgtttgtaagcattccatgtctgccatcgaccagggtttggcacccagaaagctagacgtaacaaaacaaaccccacatggtaaaaattgTTACCTAAAACCAAATAGGGAGGCAATGCTCCCAAACTAAAATGAGTAAAAATCACTAACACCGTCATGCCGGCCGCTACAGCATTCAGTTCTGAGGCCGAGTATCAAAAAGAACACGAAAAACCACTATCCGGAAAGAGGGAGGGTGCCGggtagcctccggggctcacccagaaaatggagtttcattacattcaacactgattttctgtggagagcccctacggctccctggagctacctaaACAAAGAAGGGACTGTTTGACTTAATTGACAAGAGGGACTTACCTAGGAGGATTACAACGcaaagttgagacaactggctgcaaccttggGACACAAAGTGACACACGTCCGACTAGGGCCAGGAACGTTGATTAAGTAACgcgtggccaggaccctgttcgacctccaaaatccccatGCTTAAATGTCAGccaaagacatgttaccaaaggtggcagccaaagcagcaaacataCGAACGTCATGAgcacgaggatagaccacaggcagATTGGACGATGACTGTGGATGTGGACCCtgtggatgacctgggagacccgagccttggaacagggaacaagggaaaccggatcaacctaaAGCATATCCCCggccacagaagccgtggcgcataGTTAACAGCGAAGAGCTGAAacgggacacaacacatgatgcacccccggcctcacCAACTAAGCATCAACGACTCAAAGgatccctccggaaagcagccaactcattcttcgccaaaaaaggagacggctgcaaacaaacaaacctaccaccaagtctggctcgtggtctcccgGTAGACAAGAACCCCATCAActgatgccatggtctaatacatgcatatcagcccggtaagctctggggagccgaagggaCTACCCACATTAAAGATTCACATTCAGGATTTAGAGACCATAATTGTGACCTGCGATCGTGAATCAGTGATGTCAATGCGATATTTCCTCTCTCCATCATGGCCAAAGTTACATAcaattattttttttagtttccTGTGATCacattttaacaatatttgaaagaaacaaatattttgttttattttttgtgcacATCATGTTGTGCACGTGaaacaggtgcgcagtgcaggAGTTAGAGAAGCCCAAACCTCATAGAGAAGGTATTTCTGGTGAGCATGAGAACTGCAAGCCAACAACGAAGGCAACCTTGGCACACAGTTGTGGTGATATACAAAGCTAGGGCTTTTATATAGATACCCAAATTTCCCTTCAGCTTAGAGAAAACCAGATTCTGGTCCTGACTCCTGGTAGCCATAGGCGAGCCTCAAAGACCTGCTGCATCAATAATGCATGGCTGTACCAGCACTTAGGTCCAAGAGCTACTGAAAATAAGCTTACCATATAAAATATAATGATCTGGAATTACTACGAAGTATTACTTAACAAGCAATTATATAGACATGACAAACTTAACTTCATTATTTCATTGCACAAACAATGATAAATTAATATCTCACCTGCGTCTGTTTATGTTGGCTACACACTCTCCTGTACTGGGATCCCAGACTCGGATAATGCCTGCCAAACATGACGATACCAACAACACTCCATCAGAGCACATGCACTCTACATCGTGAGGGTGGCCCGTAAGAACTAGTGGCAATGCATCTCCAATAATCTAAAGTAAAATTTGATAAATTAGTATTTCTACCAATCTTGCACACTGAAATGATGAAGCAAATTCTCTATCAGTGTTTGGGAAAGCCATTAAGCATATTTCAAACAAAATTCTATGGTGGGTTTTTATTTTGAGTTTGATAAATTTTTGTTCGCTAGGAGTTATGACATGACTAtgaaaaataatatttaaaagTTTGGGAAAATAAAAACTTGTAATATTGAAACCTTTGTACAATCAGGTAGATTTGAAGATTTTTTTCAGTAAAAGTCACCCTTTCGAGTGTGGAAATGAATCAGATCATCACTAAGGTAAGTAATAAAATTTTGTACCTTTTTTCTTTAAATTATTATCTTTTGTACCTGTATTTTTCCTTCCAGAATATTTAAAATGCATTGATTTTATATTATTTTGTTGTGTATACATGTCCAAGGATGTGTTCTACTGATGAGCGTGATTAAAAtagtgaaactgtgtgtggactaAATTCTTGGGTAAAACCGAACAGATCCTGTCCCAATTAGTGTGTTCGAGAGAGGTCTACAAATTGTAGgtcataatattataaatataatatcaCTCACTTGAGATGTTTCATCTTTAGCCCCATCTTTGCCCCACCAAGAGGCTCTCCATTCAGCATAATTTCGAGAGCAAACGCAGTGATAAAGGGCAACCATAGCATACACCAAACACAGAACAGCCGGAATCACCAGGACAGCTGTTAGTAATAGTTCTCCAGATGAGGATGGTATAAAAGCTGACTCCTCTTGCCAATCAGTTTCCTCAGAGTCATCCGAGTCTAGAAATTGAGAAATTATGATTactgtaatataaatatttaataatgtTAAAAATACAGTAGATAAAAAGGGACTTACCATGATTTATAGGcaaaattaaatttattaattaacTTTGCAGTGTAAAGAAAAACAATATTGAGTGTAATGACATGCCACTTTCAAGAGTTGCCAaatggtggctccctgtagctAACTGCACCGAGAAATATAATTCAAACCAGCCCTAGGAGTCCTTAATAGCCTACAAGAGACAAGAGGCtaaaacctgccccccccccccacctcacaaaGGTACAGGTGGCAAATCATCAATGAGATCCCTCATTGAAGAAACAAACTCTCAGAAAGAAAGCAAAACAAAACAGACAACTGCACAGCTTACATGGTAAGGAAATGAAGCAGCAAACCTCAGCAAATGATCTACCCAATAGATATGGTAGTAACAACTGGCCACTGATAGGTAGCAGCACTACCGGGTTCACCAGGTCTTTTGCCCCTGCCCCCTTGCTCTAAGTTCTaaaatgtctgagggtttcagaaTCTAGATAAAGTTTAGTTGTGGATGTAGCTCAACTTTCTCTGGAAGTCCACCTTGAATCCCAAGCAGTCTGACCCCTCACTCACTTGACTGGCTGTGACCAGGGGCCGgagtcacgaaagcacttacgcaaacacttacgaacctgcacatcttttctcaatctttggcggctttgtttccaattattaaacagttaatgagctccgaagcaccaggaggctgtttataacaataacaacagttgaatgggaagttttcatgcttgtaaactgtttaataaatgtaaccaaagccaccaaagattgaggaaagatgtacacgttcgtaagtgctttcgtgaatctggccccatgctTAGCTGTGTATGATAAAGGAGGAAAAGGTATGTACCAACTAGTTTGTGGTTAAACAAATGAGGAGGGCCAATGAGGAAGCAAATACTGTAATATGTATTGTATATGAACAATGCACACAAAATTACAATGAACAGGGAATATATGAAATATGTTAGTAACAATATATGCAGATCACCTTGTCTATGTAAAGGCTGCTGAAACAGTGGTGTAGACATTTTTGTATGGTATTGTGGCTCCCCATTTTCTTGCCCTTGTACAAGGATAATATCTCTGCTTTTATCTAATAATCTTCACCATTCTACAAACATACAAATTCTGTACATCGTTTCCAAAACGCATTTTATCTTCTAAATGCTAATTATGTAGTTAATCACTACAAGTATTAAACACACTAATTTTCTGTTAATGGAGTAATGTGAAGCATCTACTGTAATGGGTTATACTAGTGGTGGCTGCTAGTAGTAGTGTACTGTAATGGATTATACTAGTGGCTGCTAGTAGTAGTGTACTGTAACGGGTTATACTAGTGGAGTAGTGGTAGCTTTTATTTCTCTTATGTAATTTTTCATCTCTCACAGTATTAAAAAAGCAGGAAATCTAGATGAAACCAATAATGAATACCCTTACCGTGCATGTGAATGTTGTCAACAATCCAGGGACCTGTGTTGGGGTCACTGGGGTTGTGTACATTAAGAGCATCTTCTGGTTTAACTGGCAGTGACAGCAGAATAGGCGGTAAAATGCTCAGGTAATGTCCAGTCACACTGATGTTATAATAACTGAATAGAGTTGGCCAGTGTGAATGTGGCAGTTTACGCAGAAGTGAGCGTGTACGGTGCTTCAGGAGTTTTAGTCCATCTTCTTTAGAGATAGTGGTATTACCCGTAGCTGTAGGCTGAGTCACCATAGATGATGATTTAGGAGGTTGAGTTTGATCAATATTCTGTGGGGGTCGTATTGATACCTCAGCTTGGTACAGATAACTGGAGCGATTGGTCAAGGAGAATATAACAGAGGGTAGGTCTCTTGGTCTATGCTGATCATTCGTAGGTTCAGAAAAATGTTCAATTAGTCCCGAGCTGTAAACCATAAATGCAATCCAGCCAACAAAAACACACATAAACATCCTTTGAAACATTCTCTTTTTTGCAACAAAATATGCGACACGAAGTCTTTTTGGCATAATGTTTGAGTTTTGAGGTGCTGTTTGCAGGTGAGCAACCCGATCACGCCCACTACATTTAATGGATGATTCAGATGGTGCATTTCTGCGGTGAAGGTTAGGCACACAAGTTCCAGTCCTTTCAGAATTGCTGACAAGAATTCTGACATTTGGATTAGGACTATGATGTTGATATCTGAACAAAGGGTTTACAGAAAATGGTCCACTATTTGCTAAAGACTGCTTTTTCTGTTCTTCAGAGTCCTCATAGCGTCTGAGGTCAATAGACAGTACAGCAGTCAAGAAAATCAGCTGCATATATAGATCACACAGGAGTACTACACTTCCATATATACAAAATTCTTGAACGAGTGGAATGAAGAGGAAAAATGATACAGTCACAATTGTAATGGTGGTCAAAAAATATTTGGTTATTGTCCATCCTTCTCTTGCTAAGCCCTGTGCCATACGAATTTTGATGTCCAAGTGTGATGGAGTTGATAAAACTGATCTGATTAAAGCCATACTGTTCTCAAAGCCAATAAGACCTGCTAGAATTGGGTAGACATATTTTCCTTTGCTCTGCAGAGGCCTGAGACCAAAATATGCACAGAATCCCACAGAGATGCACAGTGAGGCTATTAATGTTGCTTGAATACTAATGGCCATGCCAAATTTGCTCTTGAACATATCCATTTTTAAGATAGAAAAATAGATAGATACAAACAAAACACAATAGAAAATCATAAGAAGAAATTCCCAGAGAGACATGCGTGAGGGAAAATAGATGTGAGTAATTTCTTCTCTTCCAGGTCGAACAGGTTGGTGAACTGGGAAGCGCGATGTCAGCTCTTTCTCCAATCCACTAACGAATCTGCAAATTCAAGTTATGTTAGTAACGTACATAAAAATAAATACCACTTCATATACCTATATTTATTTATCATAAATTCTACATCCATCCTTATCTCTATTTTTTAATAGCTTATTCCCATTAGGAACTCTTTCCCTAAGGTAGGTAGACTAAAGAAATCTTCCTCCAACAATTAAGACACTTAATCCTTGCAAAACTTTCCTTCAGGAAAATGTGAAATTCATCCTGGAGTTTGTTAGTGTCATTAGCTCAGTGGATGTACTTAAGAGTGTGATAGAGCCTATAATCATCCTTGTATAGATTTAATTGGAAGGTTTTATTTAAAGAATTGTTGTTTCCATTTTTATTCTTTTTAATATACAGTAACAGTAAAAAATAAAAGTAGCAGGTCAATAGAGGTAATTTGGGGTAACCACCAGTAAATTGCTAGTGCTAGTTACTGTTTCAGAGTTGTCAGATAGCAAAAAATACTTATCCCAGCCCTCTTCAACTACAACCCTCAAGAATACTTTACCCACATTATATTCCATTCAGTCTTCATTGAAGAGGAATCATACCTAGTCTTATTgcagttaacaaaaaaaaaaaaactagctaaTATGATacagatatactgtactgtatattgctTAATGCTAGCAAACAAACATGTATACAAATCTTAATACAGTacctaggaaaatttacacttctTCGCTCAATTATTCAAAGTCATTGACCTTACTAGTATAAAtctgtatatataaatgatataaaaTGCAAAACTCATACACTGATAGTGAAAAACCTTTCCTACTTTCTTCTTTCTCATGGGTGAAGGGAGAACATATTAAGAGTCCTGGTAAGGGCTCCTCTTGGGCATGATTCAGAATGAGTGGTTTTCTAAGCCATTGTGTATTTAAAATACATGTTAAAGGTAAAACAAACATATTTCAATTACTTACTCTTCATTGTATTGCTTGAGTGCCAAAGTCACAGCAAATGTGATCACTCGCTGAGGATTCCTACTACGTCTAAAACCAATTTCACGGGACGGTACTCCAAACAAAATATCTGCTACATTGGTCTGACCTTCATAGCTTGCCTGCAAGACATAAATGCTCAGTCCGCCTGCATATTATGAACATTATGACGATCATTGCTTAACATGTAGAGGTCAAGATCAGTTTTTCAGGACGTTGAAAAAATATTTGAAGGATTATGCAAAACATGCACATTATGACGAGTGCAAAAAAAAACTTTATCGCCATTCAACATTAGTTGTGTATTGCAGCAAACAGTTAAAAATGACGATTCAGAGGTTAGTCATTGCTATATAATATGATACAATTGTCATACTCAATGCTGAAGCCCATGAAATAGCTGATTATTCACATCTGAAGATGCAAACATGTATGGATATCACATCATTTGGCCCTCACAGATGGTTAAGTGATGCCACCAATTGAGAAGCAATTAATAAAACCACACAACTTATGTTTGTTACTACTTATGCAGTGGATTTCATTTTAATACAAGTACATCAGTATTAATAAGTATAAGATAAACTTACCATAAGGGAGTTTACAGTCAATAAGACATGAGGGTCTTGAAGAAAGGAGTACTGGTTACGGGCCCACAAGTCAGCAGGAGAGAGCATTAAGCAGTTGTAATGAGGGAGGACCTGGCCAGCAGACTGTATTTTCTTCACCACACCCTCAATTAGAAGACATTCTGTCCCTAATGTAACACTATTACTGAAAGAGAAGAATATAATCAGTATACATTCtgtaaatttaaaaaataaagtaccgagtgtaatgaaatgccccTTCCTGGAAGGCACCTCAGTAGCTCCAATAGCACCCAAGGGCCATGTCCAATGTGGCAGACTTCTACAACTATCTCAGCCCAATTAGAAGCAAGTGCCAAACTGTCTTGTCCCCTTATAGGGGCAGAGAATAGTTTCCTGTCACAAAACGGTCAAAATTCTTTCCGAGAATGTTTGGAAAATGGGTAACCATCAAACAAATTCTGAAACAATCGAAAATTTCCAGACtcaaaaacctgaagaggaaagTGGCAATGCAGGATTCTCAGACAAACAAAGACCTGTGCCATGTTGCCTCTGAGCTAACAAAGTCAAGACCAATACAAAAGGTAATACAACACCTTTAACTACCATCTGCCCAGGGCACAGTCTGGACTagcttcgcccccacacaaatgCTTGCTTCCAAGAAGCAAAACCTTGTTTTCTTCATAGCCTACAACAACTAGATCAAGAGATTAACACTACAACCCCAATCTGTGTTCTCTTTGTGGTGTACTTATAGCCATTGAAGTCAACTCCCTTTACATTTAATCTTACATTGAAACTAAACATCCTGCCACCACGGTGTTGGAAGTTCATAATGAAACAAAGAAACCAGTGATAGTGTGATCTAGACAGTCAAACATTTCCATATGGAAATGAAAGTTTTCAAGCCATGTAATTACTTAAAGTGTAGTTAGAGGATGAGAGCAATGCTCATGGTGTCCAGTTTTCCTAGCActatcatataatgctttgaaactactgaggattttgtcctccaccaccttctcaccaacttcttccaactgtctaccactctgtgaaagtgaattttctaatTTTTGGtaacagctttgtttagttagcttaaatctatgacttATTTTTCTTGAAGTTCTAGGTTTCAAGAATCCTTCTTTATCAATTTTGTCTCTTCATATTACtactttgtacgtagtgatcatattgtttctttttttttcttttatctttgctttggcatgtttaatgcctctaacctctcttcgtaactCATTTTTCAGTTCCAGGAGCCATTTCGTtgcgtgtctttgcaccttttacagttggttgatgtgcttcttaagatatggacatcatacaaccactgcatattccagctttggtctcacAAAGATCTTGAATAATCTTTTTTGTATTTTtgtcatccatgtatttaaaagcaattctgaaattgaaAAGCGTAGAATAGGCGCCTTACACATTGTTCTTTATGTAGTCCTAAGGTGAAAGttctctatctagaaccacccctagatctctttctttatcataattttttttaaactttacccataatttgtaggttgtgtgtggcctattttctcctattccacattccataacgtggGATTTATTCACgttaaattccatttgtcaagggTATATAGTTACAGACGGCAAATTCACTATAAAAACTGCTATTGTAATAAGTGCGAGCACATACATACAAGGAGCAGTTAGGTGACATAGAAGGTGCAGAGGAATATCTGTCTGAGGAGATCGTGTAGAATAAAACACATCCAATCCTAATCTTGATATCATTCTAACCAAGATAACATGTGAGGCAACAACTGCATCCATGGTGAGctctatgtatctaacactatttCCACCTCTTCAATATTATCATGATGTTAGTTTAC includes these proteins:
- the LOC138359141 gene encoding sterol regulatory element-binding protein cleavage-activating protein-like, encoding MAEGGESSGSGTGGTLPDLVAQCYYRYGLLVATHPKKVILLAICSFLVLCTPLWHLPLPGYLPQEYITSLFNYSVPLPAPEGGIRLDPSPTPTPMWYQGPPRAYIQQIVVKSGVVPWKKGLTISDGYRGPLSSVFHLAQTISNYQLSHNNSVTLGTECLLIEGVVKKIQSAGQVLPHYNCLMLSPADLWARNQYSFLQDPHVLLTVNSLMASYEGQTNVADILFGVPSREIGFRRSRNPQRVITFAVTLALKQYNEEFVSGLEKELTSRFPVHQPVRPGREEITHIYFPSRMSLWEFLLMIFYCVLFVSIYFSILKMDMFKSKFGMAISIQATLIASLCISVGFCAYFGLRPLQSKGKYVYPILAGLIGFENSMALIRSVLSTPSHLDIKIRMAQGLAREGWTITKYFLTTITIVTVSFFLFIPLVQEFCIYGSVVLLCDLYMQLIFLTAVLSIDLRRYEDSEEQKKQSLANSGPFSVNPLFRYQHHSPNPNVRILVSNSERTGTCVPNLHRRNAPSESSIKCSGRDRVAHLQTAPQNSNIMPKRLRVAYFVAKKRMFQRMFMCVFVGWIAFMVYSSGLIEHFSEPTNDQHRPRDLPSVIFSLTNRSSYLYQAEVSIRPPQNIDQTQPPKSSSMVTQPTATGNTTISKEDGLKLLKHRTRSLLRKLPHSHWPTLFSYYNISVTGHYLSILPPILLSLPVKPEDALNVHNPSDPNTGPWIVDNIHMHDSDDSEETDWQEESAFIPSSSGELLLTAVLVIPAVLCLVYAMVALYHCVCSRNYAEWRASWWGKDGAKDETSQIIGDALPLVLTGHPHDVECMCSDGVLLVSSCLAGIIRVWDPSTGECVANINRRSHKKPEFRMGSPDLGDDFHSDYESGSPRSQAGDYSFFRKNASGLWLDEDEKDDSDCEIVDPLDSAKIQQDSSSGNLFHTFPDLSPAIDLHFYSRSADSRNSGCFSRFDKYYEEHKKMLEDDEKYRQRRGRKISDCNEYPSSANITKNMIRSPSYTETLSGYNPKKHYRNLSAGSIPVGALFGHNGGGGKGSIEGEGDSTMDEELSPIWCLECQDALVIVGCGSGRIEVWDLYNNVLKCIYDEGVKAGVTSMRISGNRLMIARLNGAVDMLRIEQASSCLQTSDAYQTFKPGHSRGNSRDYSNTGWTFGYDEPIRLLRYAGVRAHQQPITVMTCDHVRLITGAHDHTLKVFSMTDGRALFTLHGHCGPITSVFVDGSLGALGSEGDVTVDLGVGAIIGSGSQDGMLCVWEVVTGACVYSVQAHDGVITTLTCTTSYILSLGGDDKLCVWERFQGHLLNTLQMTQMYCSSMVMLTNKLLITSRQGSLTVWDITSGVPVRVVRLGDRDDSVFIRHMMPVADTIVCDYGNQLRVVKLPVAEKLD